The following coding sequences are from one Diospyros lotus cultivar Yz01 chromosome 7, ASM1463336v1, whole genome shotgun sequence window:
- the LOC127806449 gene encoding thaumatin-like protein — MASSTNFFFRLCLFISLALAETHAATFDITNNCNFTVWAAAIPGGGRRLDQGETWSINVRSGSTLGRFWGRTNCNFDEKGRGHCQTGDCDGLLECKGYGTPPNTLAEYALKQFSDLDFYDISLVDGFNVAMEFTPTTGNCRGLKCTADINQQCPTELKAPGGCNNPCRVFNTSEYCCTSGNCNPTTYSKFFKQRCPDAYSYPKDDQTSTFTCPSGTDYRVAFCPCSCSWFDEMADYVAGDGTSYKVNVFQSE; from the coding sequence ATGGCTTCCTCAACAAACTTTTTCTTTCGTCTCTGCCTTTTCATTTCCCTAGCCTTAGCAGAGACTCACGCAGCCACCTTCGATATCACTAACAACTGCAATTTCACAGTCTGGGCTGCAGCCATCCCTGGAGGTGGCCGCCGGCTAGACCAAGGCGAGACTTGGAGCATCAACGTGAGATCAGGCTCGACACTTGGCCGGTTTTGGGGTCGAACCAACTGCAACTTCGATGAAAAGGGGCGCGGCCATTGTCAGACCGGGGACTGCGATGGTCTACTTGAATGCAAAGGCTATGGGACACCCCCAAACACCCTTGCCGAATACGCCCTGAAACAGTTCAGCGATCTGGACTTCTACGACATCTCCCTCGTCGATGGCTTCAACGTCGCAATGGAGTTTACTCCAACCACCGGAAATTGCCGTGGACTTAAATGTACGGCTGATATCAACCAGCAGTGTCCGACGGAGTTGAAGGCCCCCGGAGGATGCAACAATCCATGCAGAGTGTTCAATACAAGTGAGTATTGTTGCACTAGTGGTAACTGCAATCCAACCACGTACTCAAAGTTCTTCAAACAGAGGTGCCCTGATGCGTATAGTTATCCCAAGGATGATCAAACCTCCACTTTCACATGTCCTAGCGGTACTGATTACAGGGTAGCGTTTTGTCCCTGCAGCTGCTCCTGGTTTGATGAAATGGCTGATTATGTAGCCGGGGATGGCACATCATATAAAGTTAATGTCTTCCAATCTGAATAG